GAGCACCACGGCCGCCTCTACGCCGTGAGCGAGCGCTTCTTTGAGCTCATGCTTCAGGGCTATGACGCCACCCTGAAGGCGGTCCTGGCCCGGCCCGGCGTCACGCTTTTCGCCTCCGGGATTATCCTGGCGCTGACGGTCTATCTCTTTGCGGTGATGCCCAAAGGGTTTCTTCCCAGCGAGGATCAGGGCACCATCTTCTGCTTCACCGAGGCGGCCCAGGGGATCTCCTTTGAGGCCATGAAGGAGCGTCAGCAGGAGGTGGGCCGGGTGGTCCTCACCCACCCGGCGGTGCGCTCCTATTTCTCCGCCATCGGCGCCAGCACCCACAACCCCTCGGCCAACACCGGGCGGCTGTTCATCCAGCTCAAGCCCCGCCACGAGCGGCCCCATGTGGATGAGGTGATTAAGGAGCTGCGGCCCCTTTTGGCCAGCGTTCCCGGCATCACCGTCTATCCCCAGAACCTGCCGCCCATCCGCATCGGCGGCACCCTCACCAAGAGCCTCTACCAGTTCACCCTGCAGGGGCCGGACATCCAGGAGCTTTATCATTACGCCGGGCTTCTGGAGGCCAAGATGAAGGCCCTGCCGGGGCTTCAGGATGTCACCAGCGATCTCCTCATCAAGAATCCCCAGGTGGAGGTGATCATTCACCGGGACAAGGCCGCGGCCTTAGGCCTCTCGGCGCACAAGATTGAAGAGGCCCTGTACAGCGCCTACGGCACCCGCCAGGTCTCCACCATCCTGGCTCCCAACAATCAGTACAAAGTCATCCTGGAGCTCCTGCCCCAGTATCAGGCCGATCCGGCGGCGCTGCCCCTGCTTTACGTCCGCAACAATGCCGGCCAGCTGGTGCCCCTGAACGCCGCGGTGACCCTGAAGCGCAGCTACGGCCCCTTGACCGTCAACCACGCCGGTCAGCTCCCGGCCGTGACCCTGAGCTTCAACCTCAAACCCGGGGTGGCCCTGAGCGAAGCGGTGGACGCGGTCACCCGGCTGGCCCGGGAGACTCTGCCCCCCACCCTCACCACCGGCTTCCAGGGCACCGCCCAGGCCTACCAGAGCTCCCTCAAGGGCCTGTGGCTGCTTCTCGTCATGGCCATCCTGGTGATTTATCTCATCCTGGGCATGCTCTACGAGAGCTTCATCCACCCCCTGACCATCCTCTCGGGGTTGCCCTCCGCCGGGCTGGGGGCCCTGGTGACGCTCCTCCTTTTCCGCCACGACCTCAACATCTACGCCTTTGTGGGCATCATCATGCTGGTGGGCATCGTTAAGAAAAACGCCATCATGATGATCGACTTCGCCCTGGAGGCCCAGCGCACCGAGGGCAAGGCGCCGGCCGCGGCCATCTACCAGGGGGCGCTCATCCGCTTTCGGCCCATCATGATGACCACCATGGCGGCCCTCATGGGCGCTTTGCCCATCGCCTTGGGCTTCGGAGCCGGCGGCGAAGCCCGGCAACCCCTGGGTCTGGCGGTGGTGGGCGGCCTGCTCTTCTCCCAGCTCATCACCCTGTACCTCACCCCGGTGTTTTACCTCTATATGGAACGGCTGCAGGCGGCGGTGAAGAAAATCAGAGTCTGGCGGCGAGGGGAGGCGGCGGTGCCGGTGAGAGACTGAGGGGAGGGCCGGGGGACCAACGGCCCCCCGCCCTCCCCTCAGACTCCCCTCCCAACCCCCC
The DNA window shown above is from Desulfobaccales bacterium and carries:
- a CDS encoding efflux RND transporter permease subunit, giving the protein MNLAGPFIRRPVMTTLVMLGLLLFGLISYRYLPVSQLPNVDFPTILVNAQLPGATPETMAAAVATPLEREFSTISGLEALNSVNAHGFSQITLTFALSKDLDAAAQDVQAAIAKAARFLPPEMPSQPTYSKVNPADMPVLYIALTSATLPLSTIHEYADTLMAQRISMVEGVAQVQVFGAQKYAVRIQVDPKALAARGIGLDEVAQAVQQANVNLPTGTLSGPHQAFALQATGQLTQAAAYRPLIIAYRQGHPVRLQDVGQVLDSVEEDKIASWYKQSRAVVLAIQRQPGTNTIEVVDRVRQLLPTFRNQIPGAVDLVVLYDRSESIRESVRDVKFTLILAVALVILVIFLFIRNLSATIIPSLALPLSIIGTFPVMYQLGYSIDNLSLMALTLAVGFVVDDAIVVLENIVRHMEMGKGRFQAALDGSREIGFTIVSMTLSLAAAFIPILFMGGILGRLLHEFAVTITAAILVSGVVSLTLTPMLCSRYLRPPKEEHHGRLYAVSERFFELMLQGYDATLKAVLARPGVTLFASGIILALTVYLFAVMPKGFLPSEDQGTIFCFTEAAQGISFEAMKERQQEVGRVVLTHPAVRSYFSAIGASTHNPSANTGRLFIQLKPRHERPHVDEVIKELRPLLASVPGITVYPQNLPPIRIGGTLTKSLYQFTLQGPDIQELYHYAGLLEAKMKALPGLQDVTSDLLIKNPQVEVIIHRDKAAALGLSAHKIEEALYSAYGTRQVSTILAPNNQYKVILELLPQYQADPAALPLLYVRNNAGQLVPLNAAVTLKRSYGPLTVNHAGQLPAVTLSFNLKPGVALSEAVDAVTRLARETLPPTLTTGFQGTAQAYQSSLKGLWLLLVMAILVIYLILGMLYESFIHPLTILSGLPSAGLGALVTLLLFRHDLNIYAFVGIIMLVGIVKKNAIMMIDFALEAQRTEGKAPAAAIYQGALIRFRPIMMTTMAALMGALPIALGFGAGGEARQPLGLAVVGGLLFSQLITLYLTPVFYLYMERLQAAVKKIRVWRRGEAAVPVRD